The following proteins are co-located in the Triticum aestivum cultivar Chinese Spring chromosome 1A, IWGSC CS RefSeq v2.1, whole genome shotgun sequence genome:
- the LOC123182119 gene encoding DELLA protein SLR1-like: MGHFAFNWQGMEPAPAASLSGAGATLPLHSVQGAAAATNSADASYCLDPATYAPAVLPTIPPAVAEVGAKRRQDAENIALYLIHILHKCAEAIEAGDYAVAAGKLSEARTILATSVSTTTGIGRVASHFAAALAHRLFPASPHSSFTQDASPERAGELYRQFYDAGPYLKFAHYTANQAILEAFEGCDRVHVVDLAIKQGVQWPALIQALSGRPGGPPSVRITGVGSAPAVDEAGLRLAELARAMNVPFSFQRVTEDSLDQLKPWMFQVLPGEAVAVNSICQLHRLLVDPDAASTSLPTPIDVVLGWIASMQPRVFTVVEQEADHNKPRLSTRFENAMFYYGSVLDSMEAMSVSRGDVIGNGAGADAYVQREIFDIVCGEGSARTERHEPLACWCDRLWRMGLTHVPLGPSAAYQAAKLVRMFSSAGFRVQEIGGCLSLMWHERPLFTASVWSAMPANGAGPGAAEERADKQKLKRSIGESSSGHLPDAGAQ; this comes from the coding sequence ATGGGCCACTTCGCCTTCAACTGGCAGGGCATGGaacccgcccccgccgcctccctgtcCGGCGCCGGTGCTACGCTGCCTCTCCACTCCGTCCAGGGCGCCGCCGCCGCGACGAACAGCGCCGACGCCTCGTACTGCCTCGACCCGGCCACGTACGCGCCCGCGGTCCTGCCCACGATCCCGCCGGCCGTTGCGGAGGTGGGAGCCAAGAGGCGCCAGGATGCGGAGAACATCGCGCTCTACCTCATCCACATCCTCCACAAGTGCGCTGAAGCCATCGAGGCGGGCGACTATGCGGTCGCGGCCGGCAAGCTCTCCGAGGCGCGCACGATCCTCGCGACGTCTGTCTCGACCACCACTGGGATTGGCCGTGTCGCCAGCCACTTCGCTGCCGCGCTGGCCCATCGCCTCTTCCCGGCGTCGCCGCACTCCTCCTTCACGCAGGACGCCTCACCGGAGCGCGCCGGCGAGCTCTACCGTCAGTTCTACGATGCGGGGCCGTACCTCAAGTTCGCACACTACACGGCCAACCAGGCCATCCTCGAGGCGTTTGAGGGCTGCGATCGCGTGCACGTCGTGGATCTCGCCATCAAGCAGGGCGTGCAGTGGCCAGCCCTGATCCAGGCCCTCTCCGGCCGCCCCGGCGGCCCGCCGTCCGTCCGCATCACCGGCGTCGGCTCCGCGCCCGCCGTCGACGAAGCTGGCCTCCGCCTCGCCGAGCTCGCGCGTGCCATGAATGTGCCCTTCTCGTTTCAAAGGGTCACCGAGGATAGCCTGGACCAGCTCAAGCCGTGGATGTTCCAGGTCCTGCCCggagaggcggtggccgtgaactcCATCTGCCAGCTCCACCGCCTCCTGGTGGACCCGGACGCCGCGTCCACGTCTCTCCCCACGCCCATCGACGTCGTGCTCGGCTGGATCGCGTCCATGCAGCCCAGGGTTTTCACGGTCGTGGAGCAGGAGGCGGACCACAACAAGCCGAGGTTGTCGACGCGGTTCGAGAACGCCATGTTCTACTATGGCTCCGTGCTCGACTCCATGGAGGCCATGTCCGTGAGCCGTGGCGACGTCATCGGCAACGGAGCCGGCGCCGACGCGTACGTGCAGAGGGAGATCTTCGACATCGTCTGCGGCGAGGGCAGCGCCCGCACCGAGCGCCACGAGCCGCTCGCATGCTGGTGCGATCGCCTCTGGCGGATGGGTCTCACCCACGTGCCGTTGGGTCCGAGCGCAGCCTATCAGGCGGCCAAGCTTGTCCGCATGTTCTCCAGCGCCGGGTTCCGCGTCCAGGAGATCGGCGGCTGCCTCTCGCTCATGTGGCACGAGCGGCCCCTGTTCACGGCGTCCGTGTGGAGCGCAATGCCCGCAAATGGCGCCGGCCCCGGTGCCGCCGAGGAGCGCGCCGACAAGCAGAAGCTGAAGAGGAGCATCGGCGAGAGTAGCAGCGGCCACCTGCCGGACGCCGGGGCGCAGTGA